One genomic segment of Drosophila melanogaster chromosome 3R includes these proteins:
- the CG6763 gene encoding uncharacterized protein, isoform A, whose translation MSLKVFLVLALALSSCQALPYVSYDDVDDTEVIELPGNGIEEIPPTLGKDIIDLTPLGTALFGKPDEELTANRVGNFSADADEMNPEELGSYLEGDMLVPQTDLIMKNGLPTQSSRWPNGVVPYEIRGNFNARDMATIENAIGEYHRRTCIRFVKRSSERDYISIRGDNSGCWSSVGRVGGKQEVNLQSPGCLSRPGTAMHELMHALGFLHEQNRMERDGYVAIQYNNVQSSAMNNFEKAARTEAFGVPYDYGSVMHYSKNAFSINGQPTILAMQANGADKMGQRNGFSDYDIQKLNRMYDCGTVNAVPVAPGLPAPAPAPGAPAGSGNPIVDSFIGGLISGLGLGDEKKETSS comes from the exons ATGAGCCTGAAAGTTTTTCTAGTCCTAGCTTTGGCTCTATCGTCCTGCCAAGCGCTTCCCTATGTATCCTATGATGATGTTGACGATACGGAGGTCATCGAGCTGCCTGGAAATGGAATCGAGGAGATACCACCCACTCTTGGCAAGGATATCATCGACCTGACACCATTGGGAACGGCGCTCTTTGGCAAACCGGATGAGGAGCTAACGGCGAATCGTGTGGGTAACTTTAGTGCGGATGCAGATGAGATGAATCCTGAGGAACTGGGCAGCTATCTGGAGGGTGATATGCTGGTGCCGCAAACGGATCTGATTATGAAAAATGGACTGCCCACTCAGTCCTCCCGTTGGCCAAATGGTGTGGTGCCATATGAAATCCGAGGAAACTTCAATGCCAGAGATATGGCCACAATTGAAAATGCCATTGGTGAGTACCATCGTCGGACGTGCATTCGGTTTGTGAAGCGCAGCTCTGAGCGGGACTACATCTCCATTCGCGGCGACAACTCCGGCTGTTGGTCCTCCGTTGGTCGAGTGGGTGGCAAGCAGGAGGTGAACCTACAGTCTCCCGGCTGTCTCAGCCGTCCAGGAACCGCCATGCACGAGCTGATGCACGCCCTCGGCTTCCTTCATGAACAGAACCGTATGGAGCGCGATGGTTATGTGGCCATCCAGTACAACAATGTCCAGTCCTCGGCGATGAACAACTTCGAAAAGGCCGCCCGCACGGAAGCCTTTGGGGTGCCCTACGACTATGGCAGCGTGATGCACTACTCCAAGAACGCCTTCTCCATCAACGGACAGCCCACCATACTGGCCATG CAAGCCAATGGCGCCGATAAAATGGGCCAGAGGAATGGTTTCTCCGACTACGATATCCAGAAGCTGAATCGTATGTACGATTGTGGCACCGTCAACGCTGTTCCAGTTGCCCCAGGATTACCCGcccctgctcctgctcctggcgcCCCTGCTGGCAGTGGCAATCCGATTGTAGATAGCTTCATCGGCGGCCTGATCAgcggattgggattgggcgATGAAAAGAAGGAGACCAGTTCATAG
- the wam gene encoding wampa: MEEIKKFDKLAFLESYLLKHKELGKRQREYKKILSSKLKTRKETIIEASFETAIDQLEEEKNDLRAQIWVASGTTHKKQNNRWLELIRCHVECQENLSQDINSLKTSISNMEKEISRMSKQIYNLNRLTIPDQQHQAYVMRARKRMTILENSLEVGVRQECGFTAANADLREQLIRILNHRTFFNDSYTKMVQKLNSEKKYLIDLIEYALNTFDGCIEVYEKIDLLAKREAKERDMRRVEMQGIMRKVAADGDNTAFLNCKSKPRELADLQPKEYKRRDEFRRVHNKKINLYNSVLQKILQYTESSNMDEVIDKFQQQESLYYSFFNYANEMSYHITMLNNSVNRLFEDIVNLKKDNSNTLQDQLDQISSLENKVRNKQESNMELHKARENNDARLENLLQGVETVCEMCSIDASPLTKLLGDHTHVNLVNVNRFLKLLETRVQELTASVYVMERQEEGRFDYVVKQIEKICELPTDLNDIVLTQQCPECAEGEAFNMDEGGDGVLVHTVAEAKKKLYEKVTQPEMQYRLHSISQCRLPRSRLLAAKRNM, from the coding sequence ATGGAGGAAATCAAGAAGTTTGACAAGCTTGCCTTCCTGGAAAGCTACCTGCTGAAGCACAAGGAATTGGGCAAGCGACAGCGCGAGTACAAGAAGATCCTGTCCAGCAAACTCAAGACCCGCAAGGAGACCATCATCGAGGCCAGCTTTGAGACGGCCATCGATCAGCTGGAGGAGGAGAAAAACGATCTGCGTGCCCAGATCTGGGTGGCCAGTGGTACGACCCACAAAAAACAGAACAATCGCTGGCTGGAGCTGATTCGCTGCCATGTCGAGTGCCAGGAGAATCTGTCGCAGGACATTAACTCTCTGAAGACATCGATTTCCAACATGGAGAAGGAGATAAGTCGCATGTCCAAGCAAATATACAACCTGAATCGTTTAACCATTCCGGATCAGCAACATCAGGCCTATGTAATGCGAGCACGGAAAAGGATGACCATTTTGGAGAATTCCCTGGAGGTGGGAGTGCGTCAGGAGTGCGGTTTTACGGCAGCCAATGCGGATCTGCGAGAGCAGCTTATCCGCATCCTGAATCATCGCACCTTCTTCAATGATTCATACACCAAAATGGTGCAGAAGCTGAACAGCGAGAAAAAGTATCTCATAGATCTGATCGAATACGCTCTGAATACCTTCGATGGCTGCATTGAGGTGTACGAGAAAATtgatttgttggccaaaagggagGCCAAGGAGCGCGATATGAGACGTGTGGAGATGCAGGGTATTATGCGAAAGGTGGCAGCCGATGGTGATAACACCGCCTTCCTGAATTGCAAGTCTAAGCCTCGAGAGCTGGCCGATTTGCAGCCCAAGGAGTACAAGCGAAGGGATGAATTCCGACGGGTGCACAACAAAAAGATCAATCTCTACAACTCGGTGCTGCAGAAGATTCTCCAGTATACGGAATCTAGCAATATGGACGAGGTGATCGATAAGTTTCAGCAGCAGGAGAGTCTCTATTACTCGTTCTTCAACTATGCCAACGAAATGAGCTACCACATAACTATGCTGAATAATTCGGTGAATCGCCTGTTTGAGGATATAGTTAACCTGAAAAAGGATAACTCCAACACGCTGCAGGACCAACTGGATCAGATTTCCAGTCTGGAGAACAAGGTGCGTAACAAACAGGAATCCAACATGGAACTGCACAAGGCGCGGGAAAACAACGATGCACGTTTGGAGAATCTTCTACAGGGCGTGGAGACGGTCTGCGAGATGTGTTCCATAGATGCCAGTCCGCTGACCAAACTCCTTGGTGACCACACCCACGTCAATCTGGTTAATGTCAATCGATTCTTGAAGCTGCTCGAGACAAGGGTCCAGGAGCTGACGGCTAGTGTTTATGTGATGGAGCGCCAAGAGGAGGGCCGCTTCGACTATGTGGTCAAGCAGATCGAGAAGATCTGCGAGCTGCCCACCGATCTCAATGACATTGTGCTCACCCAGCAGTGTCCCGAGTGCGCCGAGGGTGAAGCCTTCAACATGGATGAGGGCGGCGATGGTGTCCTTGTCCACACGGTCGCCGAGGCCAAGAAGAAGCTGTACGAGAAGGTTACGCAGCCGGAGATGCAGTACCGCCTGCACAGCATCAGCCAGTGTCGTCTGCCGCGATCCCGTCTCCTGGCCGCCAAGCGCAACATGTAG